In one window of Synechococcus sp. M16CYN DNA:
- the cobJ gene encoding precorrin-3B C(17)-methyltransferase — protein MQLGHLNQIIPQEKDFKVELARYWQPENRFVIVGSVGAITRLIAPIIRGKDLDPAILVLDPGGEHVIPLLGGHSSGAERCALELAAELGGTAVITSSCFYERRLPVDCFGEAWGWRRSGTAESWRNLMKNQARAQPMRVMQNSGDRRWLNATIFPLIDMVEAGSIDFFIGPNHYEGCSWHPPTLWIGVGCERGTSITVLRRGIARSLDEAGLAIEAVAGLATADRKANEPALLALCEENRWLLRTYAAENLATISAPTPSETVFKEMGTASVAEAAALLTVGNKGSLLQTKRVYHASKSEKGAVTIAVAESTIAIAPQRGELHLIGSGPGDPALLSNDCKGALSRCSCWVGYKLYLDLIEPLRQPEQIRFDGELTKERDRCSEALELACQGARVALISSGDSGIYGMAGLALDLWLQRTKRERPKFQVHPGISALQLAAAKVGAPLMHDFCAISLSDWLTPWHVIEKRIKSAATGDFVIALYNPRSKDRDWQLAKTQDVLLKYRRHSTPVALARQLGRENESIKLTTLEALIPEQVDMLTIILIGNSSSYSKDGMMLTPRVYTGTQ, from the coding sequence TTGCAGCTGGGACATCTCAATCAAATCATTCCACAGGAAAAAGATTTCAAAGTAGAACTTGCCAGATACTGGCAACCTGAAAATAGATTCGTCATCGTAGGATCAGTTGGGGCAATTACCCGATTAATCGCCCCCATCATTCGGGGAAAGGATTTAGATCCAGCTATTTTGGTCCTTGACCCGGGCGGTGAACATGTGATTCCACTGTTGGGGGGGCATAGCAGCGGAGCGGAGCGATGTGCTCTGGAGTTAGCAGCAGAACTGGGGGGAACCGCTGTAATAACAAGCTCCTGCTTCTATGAGCGACGACTTCCGGTTGATTGCTTTGGAGAAGCCTGGGGTTGGCGTCGCAGCGGAACGGCGGAATCCTGGCGCAATCTAATGAAAAACCAGGCCCGTGCTCAGCCTATGAGGGTTATGCAAAATAGCGGTGATCGACGTTGGCTAAATGCGACTATTTTCCCTTTAATCGATATGGTAGAAGCCGGTAGTATCGATTTTTTTATCGGTCCAAATCATTATGAGGGATGTTCTTGGCATCCACCGACTCTTTGGATTGGGGTGGGCTGTGAACGGGGCACCAGCATAACAGTGCTACGCCGGGGAATTGCACGCTCATTGGATGAAGCTGGATTAGCTATCGAAGCTGTTGCCGGCCTAGCAACCGCAGATCGTAAAGCTAATGAACCAGCATTGCTTGCTCTCTGTGAAGAAAATCGTTGGCTACTACGTACCTATGCGGCCGAAAACCTGGCGACTATCTCAGCACCAACTCCGTCTGAAACAGTGTTTAAAGAAATGGGAACCGCATCCGTAGCCGAGGCAGCCGCTCTTTTAACGGTAGGAAATAAGGGCTCATTGCTACAAACTAAGCGCGTTTATCATGCGAGTAAATCAGAAAAAGGTGCCGTCACAATTGCCGTTGCCGAAAGCACCATTGCAATAGCACCCCAACGTGGGGAACTTCATCTGATCGGAAGCGGCCCTGGAGATCCAGCTCTACTAAGCAATGATTGCAAAGGTGCTTTAAGCCGATGCAGCTGCTGGGTCGGATATAAACTCTACCTTGATTTGATAGAACCGTTACGCCAGCCCGAACAAATCCGCTTTGATGGCGAGCTTACAAAAGAACGAGACCGGTGTTCTGAAGCCTTGGAACTTGCATGCCAAGGGGCACGTGTCGCCTTGATTTCATCAGGAGACAGCGGCATTTATGGGATGGCGGGGCTTGCACTCGACCTATGGCTTCAAAGAACTAAACGAGAACGACCCAAGTTTCAAGTCCATCCAGGTATTTCAGCACTTCAACTAGCGGCGGCAAAAGTTGGAGCACCTCTAATGCATGACTTCTGCGCGATTAGTTTAAGCGATTGGCTAACTCCATGGCATGTAATTGAAAAACGAATTAAAAGTGCTGCCACTGGCGACTTTGTAATAGCCCTCTATAACCCTAGGTCCAAGGACAGAGACTGGCAGCTAGCGAAAACACAGGATGTATTGTTGAAATATCGAAGACACTCAACTCCAGTGGCTTTAGCAAGGCAATTAGGAAGAGAAAACGAGAGTATTAAACTCACGACTCTTGAAGCACTAATTCCAGAACAAGTCGACATGTTAACGATAATTTTAATTGGAAACAGCAGCAGCTACAGCAAAGATGGAATGATGCTAACACCGAGAGTATACACAGGAACTCAGTAG
- the psaA gene encoding photosystem I core protein PsaA, translating into MTISPPERGSDVKSQVERVDKPATFELFGKPGHFDRTLAKGPKTTTWVWNLHANAHDFDAHTSDLQEVSRRIFSAHFGHLAVIFIWLSGAFFHGARFSNYSGWLLDPTHVKPSAQVVWPVFGQEVLNGDVGAGFHGIQITSGLFQVWRAWGITSETQLMALAIGALVMAGLMLNAGVFHYHRAAPRLEWFQNVESMLNHHLAGLLGLGSLSWAGHLIHVSLPITKLTDAIDAGEPLVLNGTTIASVADIPLPHEFFNQDLLAQLYPGIGSGVSAFFSGNWAAYSDFLTFKGGLNPVTGSLWMTDIAHHHVAIAVMFIVAGHMYRTNWGIGHSIKEIQENQKGDPLLFPATNGHDGLYEFMTTSWHAQLAVNLAISGSVSIIVAQHMYAMPPYPYIAIDYPTQIGLFTHHMWIGGFLIVGAGAHAAIAMVRDYDPAKHVDNVLDRVLKARDAIISHLNWVCIWLGAHSFGLYIHNDTMRALGRPQDMFSDSAISIQPIFAQWIQNIHASAAGSTVPNALAGASEIFNGSVVAVGNKVAAAPMPLGTADFMVHHIHAFTIHVTVLILLKGVLYARSSRLIPDKANLGFRFSCDGPGRGGTCQVSAWDHVFLGLFWMYNSLSVVIFHFSWKMQSDIWGTMNADGSVAHITNGNFAQSAITINGWLRDFLWAQAVQVINSYGSATSAYGIMFLGAHFIWAFSLMFLFSGRGYWQELIESIVWAHNKLKVAPAIQPRALSIIQGRAVGVAHYLLGGIATTWAFFHAHILVVG; encoded by the coding sequence ATGACTATTAGCCCACCTGAGCGTGGGAGTGACGTGAAAAGCCAGGTTGAAAGGGTTGACAAGCCAGCAACCTTTGAACTGTTCGGTAAGCCCGGACACTTTGACCGAACTCTCGCGAAGGGTCCCAAAACCACAACCTGGGTTTGGAATCTTCACGCCAACGCTCACGATTTCGATGCCCATACGAGTGACCTTCAAGAGGTCTCTCGGCGAATTTTCTCTGCTCACTTTGGCCATCTGGCCGTAATTTTTATCTGGTTGAGTGGCGCTTTCTTTCATGGTGCTCGCTTCTCCAACTATTCCGGTTGGCTTCTGGATCCCACCCATGTGAAGCCCAGTGCTCAGGTGGTGTGGCCGGTCTTTGGTCAAGAAGTACTTAATGGCGATGTGGGTGCCGGCTTCCATGGCATTCAAATCACCTCAGGCCTCTTTCAAGTGTGGAGAGCTTGGGGCATTACCAGCGAAACCCAGCTAATGGCCTTAGCCATCGGCGCGCTGGTTATGGCTGGTCTTATGCTTAACGCCGGCGTTTTCCACTATCACAGGGCAGCGCCAAGGTTGGAGTGGTTCCAGAATGTTGAGTCTATGCTCAACCACCACCTGGCAGGTCTGCTAGGCCTAGGCTCACTGTCTTGGGCTGGTCACCTCATCCATGTGTCCCTACCCATCACTAAGTTAACGGATGCCATCGATGCCGGCGAGCCTCTGGTTTTGAACGGCACAACCATCGCTTCAGTAGCTGACATCCCTCTCCCTCATGAGTTCTTCAATCAGGACTTGTTAGCCCAGCTATATCCTGGGATTGGGTCGGGCGTCTCCGCTTTCTTCTCAGGCAACTGGGCTGCTTACAGCGATTTCCTCACCTTTAAGGGCGGATTAAACCCAGTTACTGGAAGTCTCTGGATGACAGATATCGCTCACCATCATGTGGCGATTGCTGTGATGTTCATTGTTGCCGGTCACATGTACCGAACCAACTGGGGCATTGGTCACTCCATTAAGGAGATTCAGGAAAATCAGAAGGGCGACCCTCTACTGTTTCCTGCAACTAATGGTCACGATGGGCTCTATGAGTTCATGACCACCTCCTGGCATGCTCAGTTAGCTGTGAACCTAGCTATTAGTGGTTCCGTGAGCATCATCGTTGCTCAGCACATGTATGCGATGCCTCCGTATCCATACATCGCTATCGACTACCCGACCCAGATTGGTCTGTTTACACACCACATGTGGATCGGTGGATTCTTAATTGTTGGTGCTGGTGCTCACGCTGCTATCGCTATGGTTCGCGACTACGACCCGGCCAAGCATGTCGACAACGTCCTAGATCGGGTACTCAAGGCGCGCGACGCGATCATAAGTCATCTTAATTGGGTATGTATTTGGCTAGGAGCGCACAGTTTCGGTCTTTACATACACAATGACACTATGCGTGCTCTGGGACGTCCCCAGGATATGTTTAGCGATTCAGCAATTTCAATTCAGCCGATATTTGCTCAGTGGATTCAGAACATTCATGCGTCTGCAGCTGGCAGCACCGTTCCAAATGCTCTTGCTGGTGCCAGCGAAATATTTAATGGCTCAGTTGTTGCTGTTGGCAACAAGGTGGCTGCGGCTCCCATGCCATTGGGTACAGCCGACTTCATGGTTCACCACATTCACGCCTTCACTATTCATGTAACGGTGTTGATTTTATTGAAGGGTGTTCTGTACGCTCGTAGCTCTCGTCTGATTCCGGACAAAGCGAACCTTGGCTTCCGCTTCTCATGCGATGGCCCTGGCCGTGGCGGTACATGTCAAGTGTCAGCTTGGGATCATGTATTCCTTGGCCTATTCTGGATGTACAACTCCCTTTCGGTTGTTATTTTCCACTTTTCCTGGAAGATGCAAAGCGATATCTGGGGAACAATGAATGCAGACGGTTCGGTTGCACACATCACTAACGGTAACTTTGCTCAGAGCGCTATCACAATCAATGGTTGGCTGCGTGACTTCTTGTGGGCTCAAGCCGTACAGGTAATCAACAGCTATGGCTCTGCTACTAGTGCTTACGGAATTATGTTCCTAGGCGCCCACTTTATTTGGGCTTTTAGCTTAATGTTCCTGTTCAGTGGTCGTGGCTATTGGCAAGAGTTAATCGAGTCTATTGTTTGGGCTCACAATAAGCTGAAGGTGGCTCCCGCCATTCAGCCTCGTGCGCTTTCAATCATCCAAGGGCGTGCGGTGGGTGTTGCCCATTACCTCTTGGGTGGTATTGCGACCACGTGGGCTTTCTTCCACGCCCACATTCTCGTGGTCGGCTGA
- the psaB gene encoding photosystem I core protein PsaB → MATKFPSFSQGLAQDPTTRRIWYGIATAHDFESHDGMTEERLYQKLFSTHFGHLAIIGLWVSGNLFHIAWQGNFEQWVIDPLHVRPIAHAIWDPHFGQGAIDAFTQAGASSPVNVAYSGLYHWFYTIGMTTNAELYQGSIFMMILSAWALFAGWLHLQPKFRPSLAFFKNAESRLNHHLAVLFGFSSIAWTGHLVHVAIPESRGQHVGWDNFLSVMPHPAGLGPFFTGNWSVYAQNPDSMNQVFGSSEGSGTAILTFLGGFHPQTEALWLTDIAHHHLAIGCLFVIAGHMYRTNFGIGHSIKEILEAHNPPKGTPGDLGAGHKGLYDTINNSLHFQLGLALACLGVVTSLVAQHMYAMPSYAFIARDYTTQAALYTHHQYIAIALMCGAFAHGAIFFIRDYEPEANRDNVLARMLEHKEAIISHLSWVSLFLGFHTLGLYVHNDVVVAFGTPEKQILVEPVFAQFVQAASGKAIYGFDVLLSNAGGAAANANAAYMDGWMGAINGNTDVFLPIGPGDFLVHHAIALGLHTTTLILVKGALDARGSKLMPDKKDFGYSFPCDGPGRGGTCDISAWDAFYLAVFWALNTVGWLTFYWHWKHLAIWSGNVAQFNESSTYLMGWFRDYLWLNSSQLINGYNPFGSNNLAVWAWMFLFGHLVWATGFMFLISWRGYWQELIETIVWAHQRSPIANMMGWRDKPVALSIVQARVVGLAHFSVGYVLTYAAFLIASTSGKFG, encoded by the coding sequence ATGGCAACGAAATTTCCTTCGTTCAGCCAGGGTCTGGCCCAGGACCCGACAACCCGTCGTATTTGGTACGGGATCGCTACGGCTCACGATTTCGAGAGCCATGACGGAATGACGGAGGAGCGGCTTTATCAAAAGCTCTTTTCCACCCATTTCGGTCATCTAGCGATCATCGGCTTGTGGGTTTCGGGAAACCTGTTCCACATCGCCTGGCAGGGCAACTTCGAGCAATGGGTTATCGACCCTCTGCACGTGCGCCCAATTGCTCATGCAATTTGGGATCCCCACTTTGGTCAAGGCGCCATAGATGCTTTCACTCAGGCAGGGGCCTCATCACCGGTGAACGTGGCCTATTCCGGTCTGTATCATTGGTTTTATACAATCGGTATGACCACAAACGCTGAGCTGTATCAAGGATCTATCTTTATGATGATTCTTTCGGCTTGGGCTTTGTTTGCCGGATGGTTGCATTTACAGCCTAAGTTTCGTCCCTCTCTTGCTTTTTTTAAAAACGCAGAGTCACGTTTGAATCACCATCTGGCTGTCCTTTTTGGGTTCAGTTCTATTGCATGGACTGGTCATTTAGTTCATGTTGCGATTCCTGAATCACGCGGTCAACACGTTGGTTGGGATAACTTCCTCAGCGTTATGCCTCATCCCGCTGGTCTTGGTCCTTTCTTTACAGGCAACTGGAGTGTTTACGCGCAAAACCCTGATTCTATGAATCAGGTATTTGGTAGCTCTGAAGGTTCTGGGACGGCTATTTTGACCTTCTTGGGTGGTTTCCATCCCCAGACCGAGGCCCTTTGGCTTACGGATATCGCACACCATCACTTAGCGATTGGTTGCCTATTTGTGATTGCTGGCCATATGTACCGAACCAATTTTGGCATCGGTCACTCTATCAAGGAAATCCTCGAAGCCCACAATCCTCCCAAAGGCACGCCTGGCGACTTAGGCGCTGGCCACAAAGGTCTTTATGACACTATCAATAATAGTCTGCATTTCCAGCTGGGTTTAGCTCTTGCTTGTCTTGGCGTGGTAACCAGTTTGGTAGCGCAGCACATGTACGCTATGCCCTCGTATGCTTTCATCGCGAGGGACTATACAACACAAGCAGCTTTGTACACCCATCACCAGTACATTGCTATCGCTTTGATGTGCGGAGCTTTCGCTCACGGTGCAATTTTTTTCATTCGTGATTATGAACCGGAAGCCAATAGGGACAATGTCTTGGCTCGGATGCTTGAACACAAAGAGGCAATCATTAGCCACCTGAGCTGGGTTTCTCTATTTCTTGGCTTTCATACGCTTGGCCTCTACGTCCATAACGACGTAGTTGTTGCTTTTGGCACCCCTGAGAAGCAGATTTTAGTTGAACCTGTTTTTGCTCAGTTTGTTCAAGCAGCCTCAGGCAAAGCAATTTATGGCTTTGATGTGCTGCTTTCTAATGCTGGGGGTGCTGCTGCCAATGCAAACGCTGCCTACATGGACGGTTGGATGGGTGCAATCAACGGCAACACTGATGTGTTTTTGCCCATTGGTCCTGGTGATTTTCTTGTTCACCACGCCATCGCTCTTGGACTCCACACTACAACTCTAATCCTTGTGAAAGGTGCTTTGGATGCTCGTGGTTCCAAGCTAATGCCAGATAAGAAAGACTTTGGTTATTCTTTCCCCTGTGATGGTCCCGGTCGTGGCGGTACTTGTGACATTTCTGCTTGGGACGCGTTCTACCTAGCCGTGTTCTGGGCTCTCAATACAGTTGGTTGGCTCACTTTCTACTGGCACTGGAAACACCTCGCAATTTGGTCCGGCAACGTAGCTCAGTTCAATGAATCTAGTACTTATCTGATGGGCTGGTTCCGGGATTATCTGTGGCTTAATTCGTCTCAGTTAATTAACGGATATAACCCGTTTGGCAGTAATAATCTAGCTGTTTGGGCATGGATGTTCCTATTTGGCCATTTGGTTTGGGCCACAGGTTTCATGTTCTTGATTTCCTGGAGAGGTTATTGGCAGGAACTGATTGAGACTATAGTCTGGGCTCACCAACGTAGTCCTATTGCCAACATGATGGGTTGGCGTGATAAACCTGTTGCTCTTTCAATTGTTCAAGCTCGTGTTGTGGGTCTTGCTCACTTTTCAGTGGGATATGTACTTACTTATGCAGCTTTTCTAATTGCTTCTACTTCAGGAAAATTTGGTTAA